In the Grimontia kaedaensis genome, one interval contains:
- the nudF gene encoding ADP-ribose diphosphatase has product MPQQNALSQFGKGDVKIEASDVVYNGYFKMVKYRFRHRLFAGGWSETINRELFERGHAVAMLPYDPVTDQVVMVEQIRIGAMVASESPWQLEIVAGIIDKDESPEEVAVREADEEAGLTVEKLEPMTSYLSSSGGCSERIHLYLGLVDASEAKGVHGLPEEGEDILVHVVPFNTAMQWINEGKVENAASLIALQWLALNRDRVRAESSSIG; this is encoded by the coding sequence GTGCCACAGCAAAATGCACTGTCCCAGTTTGGGAAAGGCGACGTAAAAATTGAAGCAAGTGACGTTGTCTATAATGGTTACTTCAAGATGGTGAAATATCGATTTCGTCATCGCCTGTTTGCTGGTGGCTGGAGCGAGACCATCAATCGTGAGCTTTTCGAGCGTGGTCATGCTGTCGCGATGCTTCCTTACGATCCGGTGACTGATCAGGTCGTCATGGTGGAGCAAATTCGCATTGGCGCGATGGTGGCAAGTGAATCTCCCTGGCAGCTTGAAATTGTCGCTGGAATTATCGACAAAGATGAATCGCCAGAAGAAGTGGCAGTGCGTGAAGCGGACGAAGAGGCTGGACTGACTGTTGAAAAGCTTGAGCCGATGACCAGCTATCTGTCGAGTTCTGGGGGATGTTCTGAACGCATTCATTTGTACCTTGGATTGGTCGATGCGTCAGAAGCCAAAGGTGTTCATGGCTTGCCAGAAGAAGGCGAAGACATATTGGTACATGTGGTGCCGTTTAACACAGCAATGCAATGGATTAACGAAGGCAAGGTCGAAAATGCCGCGTCTCTTATTGCTCTGCAGTGGCTGGCACTGAATCGTGACAGGGTTCGCGCGGAGTCATCCAGCATTGGGTGA
- the lpxL gene encoding LpxL/LpxP family Kdo(2)-lipid IV(A) lauroyl/palmitoleoyl acyltransferase → MSNNSEAPTFQWSLLHPKYWHTWIGVGLMFLISWMPYRLQRFLGRKLGLMIMKFFKSRKKIASRNLELCFPEMTGGEREALLKENFQNMGLAFFETCMAWFWPAWRIKKHMTYEGFEQIEAFKANKEGVLVVAVHSFNLELGARAFGVHSPGYGVYRPNTNPVYDWFQYRGRTRENKCIDRRDVKQMIKRLRQGELVWYAPDHDYGRHRYAWAPLFAVEKACTTTGTHLLASASKCKVATFTITRDREGTGYTMRLDPPMEAFPYDDAEASAVYTNKFVERSIMRAPEQYMWLHRRFKSRPEGEPSLYD, encoded by the coding sequence ATGAGCAACAATTCTGAAGCGCCCACTTTCCAATGGTCCTTACTACATCCTAAGTATTGGCACACCTGGATTGGTGTCGGGTTGATGTTCCTAATCAGTTGGATGCCTTATCGCCTGCAGCGCTTCCTTGGCCGGAAGCTTGGTTTGATGATCATGAAGTTCTTCAAGAGTCGCAAAAAGATTGCTTCGCGAAATCTGGAGCTTTGCTTCCCGGAGATGACAGGCGGTGAACGGGAAGCCCTGCTCAAGGAGAACTTCCAGAATATGGGCTTAGCGTTTTTTGAAACTTGTATGGCGTGGTTTTGGCCAGCATGGCGTATCAAGAAACACATGACATACGAAGGCTTTGAACAAATAGAAGCATTCAAAGCCAACAAAGAAGGTGTGCTAGTCGTTGCTGTGCACTCATTTAATTTGGAGCTTGGTGCCCGTGCGTTTGGGGTTCACTCCCCGGGTTACGGTGTTTACCGCCCTAATACCAACCCGGTTTACGACTGGTTCCAATACCGTGGACGTACACGCGAAAACAAATGTATTGATCGTCGTGACGTGAAGCAGATGATCAAACGCCTTCGTCAAGGCGAGCTGGTTTGGTATGCACCGGACCATGACTATGGCCGTCACCGCTATGCGTGGGCACCACTGTTTGCGGTCGAAAAAGCCTGCACTACGACGGGTACACACCTGCTTGCTTCTGCCAGCAAATGTAAAGTCGCTACATTCACCATCACACGAGACCGTGAAGGCACTGGCTATACCATGAGGCTGGACCCGCCGATGGAGGCTTTCCCTTACGATGATGCCGAAGCCTCTGCGGTTTATACCAACAAGTTTGTGGAGCGCTCGATTATGCGTGCGCCTGAGCAGTACATGTGGCTGCACCGCCGATTCAAGAGTCGTCCTGAAGGCGAACCCTCACTATATGACTGA
- the parE gene encoding DNA topoisomerase IV subunit B, translated as MTDQVYNAGSIEVLNGLEPVRRRPGMYTDTTRPNHLGQEVIDNSVDEALAGHARKVEVILHADQSLEVIDDGRGMPVDIHPEEGVSGVELILCKLHAGGKFSNKNYQFSGGLHGVGISVVNALSNRVEVSVKRDGQVYEIAFEHGDKVQELTVTGTCGRRAKGTRVHFWPDASYFDSPKFSVSRLKSILKAKAVLCPGLEIVFTDKNTDETTKWCYESGLKDYLAEGVKGYELLPAEPFVGEFNAPHEAADWAVIWLPEGGELIAESYVNLIPTAQGGTHVNGLRQGLLDAMREFCEFRNLLPRGVKLTADDIWDRCAHVLSVKMQDPQFAGQTKERLSSRQCAAFVSGVVKDAFSLWLNERPQLAEQLAEVCIANAHRRMRAAKKVVRKKVASGPALPGKLTDCSMQDLARTELFLVEGDSAGGSAKQARDREFQAIMPLRGKILNTWEVSADQVLASQEVHDISVALGIDPDSEDLSGLRYGKVCILADADSDGLHIATLLCALFVKHFQALVRAGHVYVAMPPLYRIDCGKEVYYALDDEEKAGILERLSQKRAKIDVQRFKGLGEMNPLQLRETTMDPNTRRLVQLTIDDQEETDRMMDMLLGKKRAEDRRHWLQDKGDMAELTEV; from the coding sequence ATGACAGACCAAGTTTATAACGCGGGATCCATTGAAGTTCTCAATGGTCTTGAGCCAGTGCGTCGACGCCCTGGCATGTATACAGACACGACCCGTCCAAACCACCTCGGTCAAGAAGTTATCGACAATAGTGTCGATGAGGCATTGGCGGGACATGCACGTAAAGTGGAAGTCATCCTTCATGCGGATCAGTCCCTTGAAGTGATTGATGACGGCCGTGGTATGCCGGTGGACATCCACCCGGAAGAAGGGGTTTCAGGTGTCGAACTGATCCTTTGTAAACTCCACGCCGGTGGTAAATTCTCCAACAAAAACTATCAATTTAGTGGTGGTTTGCATGGTGTGGGTATTTCGGTTGTAAACGCCCTGTCTAACCGTGTCGAAGTCTCTGTAAAACGTGACGGTCAGGTGTATGAAATCGCCTTCGAACATGGCGATAAAGTGCAGGAACTGACGGTGACCGGCACCTGTGGCCGCCGTGCAAAAGGTACGCGTGTTCACTTCTGGCCTGATGCGAGCTACTTCGATTCACCAAAATTCTCTGTTTCCCGTCTGAAAAGTATTCTGAAAGCCAAGGCTGTACTTTGCCCTGGGCTTGAAATCGTCTTTACCGACAAGAACACCGATGAAACCACCAAGTGGTGCTACGAAAGTGGCCTGAAAGATTATCTGGCAGAAGGGGTAAAAGGTTACGAACTCCTTCCAGCAGAACCTTTTGTGGGTGAATTCAACGCGCCGCATGAAGCGGCCGACTGGGCGGTTATCTGGTTGCCAGAAGGTGGCGAGCTGATTGCTGAAAGTTACGTTAACTTAATCCCAACCGCTCAAGGTGGTACGCACGTGAATGGTCTTCGACAGGGCCTTCTGGATGCGATGCGGGAGTTCTGTGAATTCCGCAATCTTCTGCCGCGCGGCGTGAAGCTGACTGCTGATGATATCTGGGATCGCTGTGCCCACGTGCTGTCTGTAAAAATGCAGGACCCACAGTTTGCTGGCCAGACCAAAGAGCGTTTGTCATCACGTCAATGTGCCGCATTCGTATCAGGCGTAGTAAAAGATGCCTTCAGCCTGTGGCTGAACGAGCGTCCGCAACTGGCGGAACAACTGGCGGAAGTGTGTATTGCTAATGCGCACCGACGTATGCGTGCCGCGAAGAAGGTAGTGCGTAAGAAAGTGGCGTCAGGCCCAGCACTGCCGGGCAAGCTGACAGACTGCTCAATGCAGGATCTGGCGCGCACCGAACTCTTCCTCGTCGAGGGTGACTCAGCGGGTGGTTCTGCCAAGCAAGCCCGTGACCGTGAATTCCAGGCCATCATGCCGCTTCGCGGTAAGATTCTGAACACGTGGGAAGTTTCAGCTGATCAGGTTTTGGCTTCTCAAGAAGTCCACGATATTTCTGTAGCGCTGGGTATCGACCCGGACAGTGAAGATCTGAGCGGCCTACGTTACGGCAAGGTTTGCATCCTCGCCGATGCGGACTCGGATGGTCTTCACATCGCCACACTGCTTTGTGCGCTATTCGTGAAGCACTTCCAGGCGCTGGTGAGAGCCGGTCACGTGTATGTGGCAATGCCACCGCTTTACCGTATCGATTGCGGCAAAGAAGTCTATTACGCGCTGGATGACGAAGAGAAAGCCGGCATCCTTGAGCGTTTGAGCCAGAAGCGCGCCAAAATCGACGTACAGCGATTTAAAGGTCTGGGTGAGATGAACCCACTGCAGCTTCGCGAAACCACCATGGATCCGAATACCCGCCGTCTGGTTCAGTTGACCATTGACGATCAGGAAGAAACGGATCGCATGATGGACATGCTCCTGGGTAAGAAACGCGCAGAAGACCGCCGCCATTGGTTGCAAGACAAAGGCGACATGGCTGAGCTGACCGAAGTTTAA
- the cpdA gene encoding 3',5'-cyclic-AMP phosphodiesterase — MRISHLPSQHSQTVRLLQITDTHLFADPYGCLLGVNTAASFQAVVGEIQASQVDFDAIIATGDISQDHTAESYQRFVDGIDHWSQPCFWLPGNHDYQQEMQSILVQSTLQRCDSVLVGEHWQLVVLDSQVKGVPHGRLSEEQLSLLDTALSTNKDRHTLVLLHHHPLPAGSAWLDQHQLHNQEDFWAVVEKHNNVKGVVCGHIHQALDIEHKGRRVMAAPSTCIQFKPDSDDFALDSTNPGWREIELHQDGTIITHVGRLKGTEFQPDMNSTGY; from the coding sequence TTGCGGATAAGCCATCTACCTAGCCAACACAGCCAGACCGTCCGGTTGTTACAAATTACAGATACCCATCTCTTTGCTGATCCTTATGGTTGTTTGCTTGGGGTGAACACAGCTGCGAGTTTTCAAGCAGTAGTCGGCGAAATCCAAGCCAGTCAGGTCGATTTTGATGCCATTATCGCGACCGGCGATATTTCCCAGGATCACACTGCCGAGTCCTATCAGCGTTTTGTTGATGGGATTGATCACTGGTCACAGCCTTGCTTCTGGCTACCTGGCAATCATGATTACCAACAGGAAATGCAATCCATTCTGGTGCAATCCACGCTGCAACGTTGCGATAGCGTGTTAGTTGGAGAGCATTGGCAACTGGTGGTGTTGGACAGCCAGGTGAAGGGCGTCCCGCATGGCCGCCTTTCTGAAGAGCAACTTTCCTTGCTTGATACTGCGCTATCAACGAACAAAGACCGTCACACTCTGGTGCTGCTGCACCACCATCCGCTCCCAGCTGGCAGTGCATGGCTGGACCAACACCAACTCCATAATCAGGAGGATTTCTGGGCGGTGGTTGAAAAGCATAACAACGTGAAAGGCGTCGTATGTGGTCATATTCACCAAGCGCTGGATATCGAACACAAAGGTCGTCGCGTCATGGCTGCACCTTCAACCTGCATCCAATTCAAACCGGATTCTGATGACTTTGCGCTGGATTCTACTAATCCTGGCTGGCGCGAGATTGAATTGCATCAAGACGGCACTATTATCACTCACGTAGGACGACTCAAGGGCACGGAATTTCAGCCTGATATGAATTCCACAGGCTACTAA
- the hldE gene encoding bifunctional D-glycero-beta-D-manno-heptose-7-phosphate kinase/D-glycero-beta-D-manno-heptose 1-phosphate adenylyltransferase HldE translates to MKLTLPDYQQADVLVVGDVMLDRYWYGPTGRISPEAPVPVVKINQTEERPGGAANVAMNIAALGGKAQLIGLVGQDEQAQVLNTTLSSLKVECDFVGLENFPTITKLRVMSRNQQLIRLDFEEGFHDIDVQPILERIEAALPKAKAMILSDYAKGALENVQPMIQLARQAGVATLVDPKGADFERYRGATLLTPNMSEFEAVVGTCRTEEDIVERGLALIEKFEFEALLVTRSENGMTLLRKDHEPLNLPTLAKEVYDVTGAGDTVISVLAASLAAGKPIEDACALANAAAGVVVGKLGTSTLSTIELTEAVHGSHHSGYGVVTEEQLIAAVQMAQSRGEKVVMTNGCFDILHAGHVAYLNEAAKLGDRLIVAVNTDESVRGLKGPGRPVNPTDRRMAVLAGLGAVDWVVPFGEETPQRLISEVLPNLLVKGGDYKPEDIAGGEEVIAAGGEVRVLNFEDGCSTTEIINSILGGHNKA, encoded by the coding sequence ATGAAACTGACTTTGCCTGATTATCAGCAAGCCGATGTTCTGGTTGTTGGAGATGTCATGCTTGACCGCTATTGGTATGGCCCAACGGGACGTATCTCTCCGGAAGCTCCGGTACCGGTCGTTAAAATCAACCAGACTGAAGAGCGTCCAGGCGGTGCTGCCAACGTGGCGATGAACATTGCAGCGCTGGGTGGCAAGGCACAACTGATTGGTTTGGTAGGCCAGGATGAGCAGGCACAAGTGCTGAACACCACGTTGAGCTCGCTGAAAGTGGAATGTGATTTTGTTGGTTTGGAGAATTTCCCGACCATCACCAAGTTGCGGGTAATGAGCCGTAACCAGCAGTTGATTCGTCTGGATTTTGAAGAAGGTTTCCACGATATAGACGTTCAGCCAATTCTTGAGCGTATTGAAGCGGCACTGCCAAAAGCGAAGGCAATGATTCTGTCGGATTATGCGAAAGGCGCATTGGAAAATGTTCAGCCAATGATCCAACTGGCGCGCCAGGCAGGTGTTGCTACGTTGGTCGACCCGAAAGGTGCTGACTTTGAACGCTACCGAGGTGCAACGTTGCTGACGCCAAACATGAGCGAATTTGAAGCCGTTGTGGGTACTTGCCGCACGGAAGAAGATATTGTTGAGCGTGGTTTGGCACTTATCGAAAAATTCGAATTCGAAGCCTTGCTGGTAACCCGCAGTGAAAACGGCATGACTTTGCTCCGCAAAGATCATGAGCCACTGAACCTGCCAACGCTGGCAAAAGAAGTCTATGACGTGACAGGTGCGGGTGATACCGTGATTTCGGTTCTAGCGGCTTCTTTGGCGGCAGGCAAGCCTATCGAAGACGCCTGTGCGCTGGCAAATGCTGCCGCTGGTGTTGTTGTTGGCAAGCTGGGTACATCCACTCTGTCTACCATTGAACTGACAGAAGCTGTGCATGGCAGCCATCATTCTGGCTACGGCGTTGTCACCGAAGAGCAGCTGATAGCAGCTGTGCAGATGGCTCAATCACGCGGTGAAAAAGTGGTGATGACTAACGGTTGTTTTGACATTCTGCACGCAGGACATGTTGCTTATCTGAATGAAGCAGCAAAACTGGGTGACCGTCTGATCGTTGCTGTGAATACTGACGAATCTGTGCGTGGACTAAAAGGTCCGGGTCGTCCTGTAAACCCCACCGATCGCCGCATGGCTGTATTGGCAGGTTTGGGCGCAGTGGATTGGGTTGTGCCATTCGGTGAAGAAACGCCGCAACGTCTGATCAGTGAAGTGTTGCCTAACCTCTTGGTGAAAGGCGGCGATTACAAGCCGGAAGATATCGCAGGCGGTGAAGAAGTGATTGCCGCAGGCGGTGAAGTTCGCGTGCTGAATTTCGAAGACGGCTGTTCAACCACAGAGATCATCAACTCTATTCTGGGCGGCCACAACAAGGCTTAA
- the tolC gene encoding outer membrane channel protein TolC, whose product MKKLLPLFIGVALGTAAPLASADDLIQVYEQAKQSDPQLLRAAATKDAAFAAVDTSRGTLLPQINLNAGYNLSRYSTNTQNGPFDTNVLSAGVDLSQELFEQNSWITLDIAEITARQADAVYASEQQGLILRVSQAYFNVLRAIDGLIFVRAEKAAVGRQLEQTKQRFEVGLSAITDVHDAQAQFDSVLAQEILSENQVSNSYEELREITGSRHADLHVLNTKTFSAARPEQPADELVKQAEEGNLSLLAQRISRDAAKERISLAESGHLPSLTFNAGYDYADTDNKTRSESSGDNNQFTAGINLNMPLYSGGTVSASVKEAQFNYVAASEQLEGTYRSTVKDVRAFYNNINASIGALRAYEQTVVSQRSALEATEAGFEVGTRTIVDVLDATRRLYDANRDLSDARYDYIISVLQLRQAVGTLNEQDLVDINNGLLPPKK is encoded by the coding sequence ATGAAAAAATTGCTCCCCCTTTTTATCGGGGTTGCGCTAGGCACTGCCGCTCCCCTGGCAAGCGCTGACGATTTGATTCAGGTTTACGAGCAGGCGAAACAAAGCGACCCACAACTTCTACGAGCCGCTGCGACTAAAGACGCTGCTTTTGCTGCCGTTGACACTAGCCGTGGCACCTTGCTGCCGCAGATTAATCTGAATGCTGGGTACAACCTATCGCGTTACAGTACCAACACTCAGAACGGCCCTTTTGATACCAATGTACTGAGTGCTGGGGTCGATTTAAGCCAAGAGCTATTCGAGCAAAACAGCTGGATCACTCTTGATATCGCTGAAATCACTGCCCGTCAGGCGGATGCGGTATATGCATCAGAGCAGCAAGGTCTTATCCTTCGTGTTTCCCAGGCTTACTTCAACGTACTTCGCGCCATTGATGGTTTGATTTTTGTCCGCGCAGAAAAAGCCGCAGTTGGTCGCCAATTAGAGCAAACCAAACAGCGCTTTGAAGTGGGTCTATCTGCAATCACCGACGTACATGATGCACAAGCACAATTTGACTCAGTACTTGCTCAGGAAATCCTGTCTGAAAACCAAGTATCCAACAGTTACGAAGAATTACGTGAGATCACTGGCTCCCGTCACGCTGACCTCCATGTACTGAATACCAAAACTTTCTCAGCGGCACGCCCAGAGCAACCTGCAGATGAATTGGTAAAACAGGCAGAAGAAGGCAACCTGAGCCTGCTGGCACAGCGTATTTCACGTGATGCGGCAAAAGAACGCATCAGTTTAGCTGAGTCTGGACACTTGCCGTCTCTGACCTTCAATGCCGGCTATGACTACGCTGATACCGACAACAAAACCCGCAGCGAAAGCAGTGGCGACAACAACCAGTTTACCGCAGGTATTAACCTGAACATGCCTCTGTACTCTGGTGGTACCGTCAGTGCAAGCGTGAAAGAAGCGCAGTTTAACTACGTTGCCGCGTCCGAGCAGTTAGAAGGCACATACCGTTCAACCGTGAAAGATGTTCGCGCGTTTTACAACAACATCAACGCCAGCATCGGTGCACTTCGTGCGTATGAGCAAACCGTGGTTTCACAACGCTCTGCGTTGGAAGCAACAGAGGCAGGCTTTGAAGTCGGCACCCGTACTATCGTAGACGTACTGGATGCGACCCGTCGCCTTTACGATGCGAACCGTGATCTATCGGATGCGCGTTACGATTACATCATCAGCGTATTGCAATTGCGTCAAGCGGTGGGCACGCTGAACGAACAAGATCTGGTTGATATCAACAACGGTCTGCTTCCACCGAAAAAGTAA
- the parC gene encoding DNA topoisomerase IV subunit A yields the protein MTDITYDGVEQLPLRKFTEDAYLNYSMYVIMDRALPFIGDGLKPVQRRIIYAMSELGLSATAKYKKSARTVGDVLGKYHPHGDSACYEAMVLMAQPFSYRYPLVDGQGNWGAPDDPKSFAAMRYTESRLSRFSEVLLSELGQGTVDWQPNFDGTMKEPKALPARLPHILLNGVTGIAVGMATDIPPHNAREVANALVALIDTPKLELDDLLEHVKGPDYPTEAEIITPQVELKKLYRDGRGSIKMRACWHKDNGDIVITALPHQVSGAKLLEQIANQMRAKKLPMVDDLRDESDHENPTRIVIVPRSNRVDCDQLMNHLFVSTDLEKSYRVNLNMIGLDGRPQVKGLVKILTEWLEYRRETVRRRLQYRLDKVLARLHILEGLLAAYLNIDEVIEIIRTEDEPKKELMSRFDLSEKQAEAILEIKLRQLAKLEEIKIRGEQDELNKEREQLEKLLGSERRMNTLLKKEILADAEKYGDDRRSPLIERAEAKAMTERDLIPSEPITVVLSEKGWIRHAKGHDVDATTLSYKSGDNYLASARGKSNQPAVFIGTDGRSYALESHSLPSARSQGEPITGRLNITAGTTVRHVMMGENDHLVLMASDAGYGFVCKQDDLLSKNRSGKALLSLPQAAEVMAPQRVFDIDNDDIVAITNEGRMLVFPVKELPQLGKGKGNKIINIPSARAKAREELLAQLFVIPQGSTVTLHAGKRKLSLKPADMDNFRGERGRRGSMLPRGLQRVTAIEVVTPDTSSAETSAPDIPEAE from the coding sequence ATGACTGATATCACTTATGACGGTGTCGAACAGCTTCCGCTGAGGAAGTTTACTGAGGATGCATACCTCAACTATTCGATGTACGTCATCATGGACCGTGCACTGCCTTTTATCGGTGACGGCCTGAAGCCGGTACAGCGCCGCATTATTTATGCGATGTCTGAGCTTGGCCTGTCGGCAACCGCCAAATACAAAAAATCTGCCCGTACTGTCGGTGACGTGCTGGGTAAGTATCACCCGCACGGTGATTCTGCCTGTTACGAAGCCATGGTATTAATGGCGCAGCCGTTCTCTTACCGTTACCCGCTGGTTGATGGTCAGGGTAACTGGGGTGCACCGGACGATCCTAAATCCTTCGCGGCGATGCGTTACACTGAATCTCGCCTGTCACGTTTCTCGGAAGTGCTTCTGTCTGAATTGGGACAAGGCACTGTCGACTGGCAGCCAAACTTCGACGGCACCATGAAGGAGCCGAAAGCGCTGCCTGCACGTCTGCCGCATATCCTGCTGAACGGCGTGACTGGTATTGCGGTTGGTATGGCGACTGACATACCGCCGCACAACGCCCGTGAGGTGGCGAATGCGCTGGTGGCGTTGATTGATACGCCAAAACTGGAGCTGGATGACCTGCTTGAGCATGTCAAAGGCCCGGATTATCCGACCGAAGCCGAAATCATTACACCGCAGGTAGAGCTCAAGAAGCTGTATCGCGATGGTCGTGGTTCCATCAAGATGCGTGCTTGCTGGCACAAAGACAACGGCGATATCGTGATCACCGCGCTGCCGCATCAGGTTTCCGGTGCGAAGCTTCTGGAGCAAATTGCTAACCAGATGCGCGCTAAGAAATTGCCGATGGTCGACGATTTGCGCGATGAGTCAGATCATGAAAACCCAACCCGTATTGTGATTGTTCCACGCTCAAACCGTGTGGATTGCGATCAGCTGATGAACCATCTGTTCGTTTCAACGGATCTTGAAAAGAGCTACCGCGTTAACCTGAACATGATTGGTCTTGATGGCCGTCCTCAGGTGAAAGGTCTGGTGAAAATCCTGACTGAGTGGCTGGAATACCGCCGTGAAACCGTGCGTCGTCGTCTGCAATACCGTCTGGACAAAGTACTGGCCCGTCTGCACATATTGGAAGGTTTGTTAGCTGCGTACCTCAACATTGATGAAGTGATTGAGATCATCCGCACCGAAGACGAGCCGAAAAAAGAGCTGATGAGTCGTTTTGACCTCAGCGAGAAACAAGCCGAAGCGATCCTTGAAATCAAACTCCGCCAGTTAGCCAAACTGGAAGAGATCAAGATCCGTGGCGAGCAAGATGAGCTGAACAAAGAGCGCGAGCAACTGGAAAAGCTGCTGGGTTCTGAGCGCCGTATGAATACTCTGCTGAAGAAAGAAATTCTGGCAGATGCAGAGAAGTACGGCGACGATCGCCGCTCGCCATTGATTGAGCGCGCTGAAGCGAAAGCAATGACTGAGCGCGATTTGATCCCGAGTGAGCCAATCACGGTTGTTCTGTCTGAGAAAGGCTGGATTCGTCATGCCAAAGGCCACGATGTTGATGCGACCACGCTGAGCTATAAGTCTGGTGATAATTATCTGGCGTCCGCACGTGGTAAGAGTAATCAGCCGGCTGTGTTTATCGGTACTGATGGTCGAAGCTATGCGTTGGAGTCGCACAGTTTGCCTTCTGCGCGTAGTCAGGGCGAGCCGATTACTGGCCGCTTGAACATCACTGCAGGCACCACGGTGCGCCATGTGATGATGGGCGAGAACGATCATTTGGTGCTGATGGCGTCGGATGCGGGTTATGGCTTTGTGTGTAAGCAAGACGACCTTCTGTCGAAAAACCGCAGTGGTAAAGCCTTGTTGAGCCTGCCTCAAGCTGCTGAAGTAATGGCACCGCAACGTGTGTTTGATATCGACAATGACGATATCGTTGCTATCACTAATGAAGGTCGTATGCTGGTGTTCCCGGTGAAAGAGCTGCCTCAACTGGGTAAAGGTAAAGGTAACAAGATCATCAACATTCCTTCTGCGCGCGCGAAAGCCCGTGAAGAGCTGTTGGCGCAATTGTTCGTTATTCCACAAGGCTCAACCGTGACTCTGCATGCCGGTAAGCGCAAGCTGTCATTGAAACCTGCGGACATGGATAATTTCCGTGGTGAGCGCGGTCGACGTGGCTCTATGCTGCCACGAGGTTTGCAGCGAGTAACGGCTATCGAGGTGGTGACACCAGACACATCGTCGGCAGAAACCTCAGCGCCAGATATTCCGGAAGCTGAATAA
- the yqiA gene encoding esterase YqiA, with translation MKPLLLYIHGFNSSPLSAKAEQMRAWCELHRPDIKLEVPRLACYPAEAAHQLQHIIETYKGDYQIGLVGSSLGGYLSTWLNTQYGFRAALVNPAVKPYDLLADYLGPQQNPYTGETYLLEPHHMDELKALDVASISHPETLWLLQQEGDEVLDYREAVAKYQGCKQTVEAGGDHAFVGFDRYPADIIQFLGL, from the coding sequence ATGAAGCCCTTGCTCCTCTATATTCATGGTTTTAACAGCTCGCCACTCTCTGCGAAGGCAGAGCAGATGCGGGCTTGGTGCGAATTGCACCGTCCAGACATAAAGCTGGAAGTTCCCCGTCTCGCCTGTTACCCTGCCGAAGCCGCACACCAACTCCAACATATTATTGAAACCTACAAAGGTGACTATCAGATAGGTTTGGTTGGTAGTTCTCTCGGTGGCTATTTATCGACCTGGCTTAATACCCAGTATGGTTTTCGTGCCGCGCTGGTGAATCCAGCCGTGAAGCCTTATGACTTATTGGCTGATTACCTCGGACCACAGCAAAACCCTTACACTGGAGAAACGTACCTGCTTGAGCCTCATCATATGGATGAGCTGAAAGCCTTGGATGTGGCCTCGATTTCCCATCCAGAGACACTCTGGCTGCTGCAGCAAGAGGGCGATGAAGTGCTTGATTACCGAGAAGCTGTCGCTAAATACCAGGGATGTAAGCAGACCGTTGAAGCAGGTGGCGATCACGCCTTTGTCGGATTCGACAGATACCCCGCTGATATCATTCAATTCCTGGGACTGTGA
- a CDS encoding DUF1249 family protein, protein MLRQGYRVDLNALMRMYETNYAKLLRLMPRNDNVGDSCVYEIQGHEFQMDIVESTRYTTLLDIWQRGEVPQYLRPRLTVRMYHDARVAEVCTTQQISRIQPRYDYPNPRMHQKDEKHQVNAFLADWLAHCLQNGITKQNIIY, encoded by the coding sequence ATGTTGAGGCAAGGATATCGAGTCGACTTGAATGCGCTGATGCGTATGTACGAGACCAACTACGCTAAATTGCTAAGACTGATGCCGCGTAACGATAACGTGGGGGACTCCTGCGTTTATGAAATCCAGGGACACGAGTTCCAGATGGATATCGTAGAGTCAACGCGTTACACCACCTTGCTCGATATTTGGCAGCGTGGTGAGGTGCCCCAATATTTGCGACCCAGACTCACAGTTCGTATGTATCATGATGCACGTGTGGCCGAAGTGTGTACCACACAGCAGATTTCTCGCATCCAGCCGCGCTATGATTATCCCAACCCGCGTATGCACCAGAAAGATGAAAAGCATCAAGTGAATGCTTTTCTTGCTGACTGGTTAGCGCATTGCCTGCAAAACGGTATAACAAAACAGAATATAATTTATTAG